Proteins found in one Falco cherrug isolate bFalChe1 chromosome 18, bFalChe1.pri, whole genome shotgun sequence genomic segment:
- the DMTN gene encoding dematin isoform X4, producing MERLQKQPLTSPGSVCSSRGSSVPGSPSSIVAKMDNEVLGYKDLAAIPKDKAILDIERPDLMIYEPHFTYSLMEHVELPRSRERSLSPKSISPPPSPEVIREWLESRTPGSAPQPTSRQGSSSARSSVQHFHRPETDTTELNIYKKPPIYRQKEHHSSAHHGKHLIEDLIIESSKFPAAQPPDPNQPAKIETDYWPCPPSLAVVETEWRKRMASKRGEEEEEDLTEEMKNLRELQRQELSKVTSNLGKLILKEEMEKSLPIRRKTRSLPDRTPFHTSLHMGSYKSSSLPASGRSTLTRLQSAEFSSAGSEKGSPGLQNGQRGRMDRGNSLPSMLEQKIYPYEMLMVTNRGRVKLPPGVDRTRLERHLSPEDFLRVFEMPPEEFSKLALWKRNELKKKAFLF from the exons caaCCACTGACCTCCCCTGGGAGCGTCTGTTCCTCCCGCGGTTCCAGCGTCCCCGGATCGCCGTCCAGCATTGTG gcCAAAATGGACAATGAGGTTCTGGGCTACAAGGACCTGGCCGCCATCCCCAAGGACAAAGCGATCCTGGACATCGAGCGCCCTGACTTGATGATCTACGAGCCCCATTTCACCTACTCGCTCATGGAGCATGTGGAGCTACCCCGGAGCCGAGAG CGTTCCCTGTCTCCCAAATCCAtctctcctcctccatctccGGAG GTCATCCgggagtggctggagagccgGACCCCCGGCAGCGCCCCGCAGCCCACCTCTCGCCAGGGCAGCAGCTCGGCTCGCAGCAGCGTGCAGCACTTCCACCGACCCG agACCGACACGACGGAGCTCAACATATACAAGAAGCCTCCAATCTACAGGCAGAAAG AGCACCATTCCAGCGCCCACCACGGGAAGCATCTCATAGAGGACTTGATTATCGAATCCTCCAAGTTCCCAGCGGCGCAGCCCCCAGACCCCAACCAGCCCGCCAAGATCGAGACCGACTACTGGCCGTGCCCCCCCTCTCTGGCCGTCGTGG AGACGGAGTGGAGGAAGCGGATGGCCTCtaagagaggggaggaagaggaggaggaccTGACGGAGGAGATGAAGAACCTGCGGGAGCTccagaggcaggagctgagcaag GTCACCTCCAACCTTGGGAAGCTGATCCTaaaggaggagatggagaaatCTCTCCCCATCCGGAGAAAAACACGCTCGCTGCCAGACCGGACACCCTTCCACACAT CCCTGCACATGGGGAGCTACAAGAGCTCCTCGCTGCCCGCCTCTGGCAGGAGCACCCTCACCCGG CTGCAGTCGGCAGAGTTCAGCTCGGCAGGCAGTGAGAAGGGCAGTCCGG GCCTCCAG aatGGCCAGCGTGGGCGCATGGACAGAGGCAATTCCCTGCCCAGCATGCTGGAGCAAAAG ATCTACCCCTACGAAATGCTGATGGTGACGAACCGAGGCCGTGTGAAGCTGCCGCCCGGCGTGGACAGGACCAGGCTGGAG cGGCACCTCTCCCCTGAGGATTTCCTGCGGGTCTTTGAGATGCCCCCCGAGGAGTTCAGCAAGCTGGCCCTCTGGAAGCGCAACGAGCTGAAGAAGAAAGCCTTCCTCTTCTGA
- the DMTN gene encoding dematin isoform X1 has translation MERLQKQPLTSPGSVCSSRGSSVPGSPSSIVAKMDNEVLGYKDLAAIPKDKAILDIERPDLMIYEPHFTYSLMEHVELPRSRERSLSPKSISPPPSPEVIREWLESRTPGSAPQPTSRQGSSSARSSVQHFHRPETDTTELNIYKKPPIYRQKEHHSSAHHGKHLIEDLIIESSKFPAAQPPDPNQPAKIETDYWPCPPSLAVVETEWRKRMASKRGEEEEEDLTEEMKNLRELQRQELSKVTSNLGKLILKEEMEKSLPIRRKTRSLPDRTPFHTSLHMGSYKSSSLPASGRSTLTRLQSAEFSSAGSEKGSPEWPAWAHGQRQFPAQHAGAKDLPLRNADGDEPRPCEAAARRGQDQAGAAPLP, from the exons caaCCACTGACCTCCCCTGGGAGCGTCTGTTCCTCCCGCGGTTCCAGCGTCCCCGGATCGCCGTCCAGCATTGTG gcCAAAATGGACAATGAGGTTCTGGGCTACAAGGACCTGGCCGCCATCCCCAAGGACAAAGCGATCCTGGACATCGAGCGCCCTGACTTGATGATCTACGAGCCCCATTTCACCTACTCGCTCATGGAGCATGTGGAGCTACCCCGGAGCCGAGAG CGTTCCCTGTCTCCCAAATCCAtctctcctcctccatctccGGAG GTCATCCgggagtggctggagagccgGACCCCCGGCAGCGCCCCGCAGCCCACCTCTCGCCAGGGCAGCAGCTCGGCTCGCAGCAGCGTGCAGCACTTCCACCGACCCG agACCGACACGACGGAGCTCAACATATACAAGAAGCCTCCAATCTACAGGCAGAAAG AGCACCATTCCAGCGCCCACCACGGGAAGCATCTCATAGAGGACTTGATTATCGAATCCTCCAAGTTCCCAGCGGCGCAGCCCCCAGACCCCAACCAGCCCGCCAAGATCGAGACCGACTACTGGCCGTGCCCCCCCTCTCTGGCCGTCGTGG AGACGGAGTGGAGGAAGCGGATGGCCTCtaagagaggggaggaagaggaggaggaccTGACGGAGGAGATGAAGAACCTGCGGGAGCTccagaggcaggagctgagcaag GTCACCTCCAACCTTGGGAAGCTGATCCTaaaggaggagatggagaaatCTCTCCCCATCCGGAGAAAAACACGCTCGCTGCCAGACCGGACACCCTTCCACACAT CCCTGCACATGGGGAGCTACAAGAGCTCCTCGCTGCCCGCCTCTGGCAGGAGCACCCTCACCCGG CTGCAGTCGGCAGAGTTCAGCTCGGCAGGCAGTGAGAAGGGCAGTCCGG aatGGCCAGCGTGGGCGCATGGACAGAGGCAATTCCCTGCCCAGCATGCTGGAGCAAAAG ATCTACCCCTACGAAATGCTGATGGTGACGAACCGAGGCCGTGTGAAGCTGCCGCCCGGCGTGGACAGGACCAGGCTGGAG cGGCACCTCTCCCCTGA
- the DMTN gene encoding dematin isoform X3, whose protein sequence is MERLQKQPLTSPGSVCSSRGSSVPGSPSSIVAKMDNEVLGYKDLAAIPKDKAILDIERPDLMIYEPHFTYSLMEHVELPRSRERSLSPKSISPPPSPEVIREWLESRTPGSAPQPTSRQGSSSARSSVQHFHRPETDTTELNIYKKPPIYRQKEHHSSAHHGKHLIEDLIIESSKFPAAQPPDPNQPAKIETDYWPCPPSLAVVETEWRKRMASKRGEEEEEDLTEEMKNLRELQRQELSKVTSNLGKLILKEEMEKSLPIRRKTRSLPDRTPFHTSLHMGSYKSSSLPASGRSTLTRLQSAEFSSAGSEKGSPGLQVSARLAASAETQ, encoded by the exons caaCCACTGACCTCCCCTGGGAGCGTCTGTTCCTCCCGCGGTTCCAGCGTCCCCGGATCGCCGTCCAGCATTGTG gcCAAAATGGACAATGAGGTTCTGGGCTACAAGGACCTGGCCGCCATCCCCAAGGACAAAGCGATCCTGGACATCGAGCGCCCTGACTTGATGATCTACGAGCCCCATTTCACCTACTCGCTCATGGAGCATGTGGAGCTACCCCGGAGCCGAGAG CGTTCCCTGTCTCCCAAATCCAtctctcctcctccatctccGGAG GTCATCCgggagtggctggagagccgGACCCCCGGCAGCGCCCCGCAGCCCACCTCTCGCCAGGGCAGCAGCTCGGCTCGCAGCAGCGTGCAGCACTTCCACCGACCCG agACCGACACGACGGAGCTCAACATATACAAGAAGCCTCCAATCTACAGGCAGAAAG AGCACCATTCCAGCGCCCACCACGGGAAGCATCTCATAGAGGACTTGATTATCGAATCCTCCAAGTTCCCAGCGGCGCAGCCCCCAGACCCCAACCAGCCCGCCAAGATCGAGACCGACTACTGGCCGTGCCCCCCCTCTCTGGCCGTCGTGG AGACGGAGTGGAGGAAGCGGATGGCCTCtaagagaggggaggaagaggaggaggaccTGACGGAGGAGATGAAGAACCTGCGGGAGCTccagaggcaggagctgagcaag GTCACCTCCAACCTTGGGAAGCTGATCCTaaaggaggagatggagaaatCTCTCCCCATCCGGAGAAAAACACGCTCGCTGCCAGACCGGACACCCTTCCACACAT CCCTGCACATGGGGAGCTACAAGAGCTCCTCGCTGCCCGCCTCTGGCAGGAGCACCCTCACCCGG CTGCAGTCGGCAGAGTTCAGCTCGGCAGGCAGTGAGAAGGGCAGTCCGG GCCTCCAGGTAAGCGCTCGTCTGGCTGCCAGCGCGGAGACCCAGTGA
- the DMTN gene encoding dematin isoform X2: MDNEVLGYKDLAAIPKDKAILDIERPDLMIYEPHFTYSLMEHVELPRSRERSLSPKSISPPPSPEVIREWLESRTPGSAPQPTSRQGSSSARSSVQHFHRPETDTTELNIYKKPPIYRQKEHHSSAHHGKHLIEDLIIESSKFPAAQPPDPNQPAKIETDYWPCPPSLAVVETEWRKRMASKRGEEEEEDLTEEMKNLRELQRQELSKVTSNLGKLILKEEMEKSLPIRRKTRSLPDRTPFHTSLHMGSYKSSSLPASGRSTLTRLQSAEFSSAGSEKGSPEWPAWAHGQRQFPAQHAGAKDLPLRNADGDEPRPCEAAARRGQDQAGAAPLP; this comes from the exons ATGGACAATGAGGTTCTGGGCTACAAGGACCTGGCCGCCATCCCCAAGGACAAAGCGATCCTGGACATCGAGCGCCCTGACTTGATGATCTACGAGCCCCATTTCACCTACTCGCTCATGGAGCATGTGGAGCTACCCCGGAGCCGAGAG CGTTCCCTGTCTCCCAAATCCAtctctcctcctccatctccGGAG GTCATCCgggagtggctggagagccgGACCCCCGGCAGCGCCCCGCAGCCCACCTCTCGCCAGGGCAGCAGCTCGGCTCGCAGCAGCGTGCAGCACTTCCACCGACCCG agACCGACACGACGGAGCTCAACATATACAAGAAGCCTCCAATCTACAGGCAGAAAG AGCACCATTCCAGCGCCCACCACGGGAAGCATCTCATAGAGGACTTGATTATCGAATCCTCCAAGTTCCCAGCGGCGCAGCCCCCAGACCCCAACCAGCCCGCCAAGATCGAGACCGACTACTGGCCGTGCCCCCCCTCTCTGGCCGTCGTGG AGACGGAGTGGAGGAAGCGGATGGCCTCtaagagaggggaggaagaggaggaggaccTGACGGAGGAGATGAAGAACCTGCGGGAGCTccagaggcaggagctgagcaag GTCACCTCCAACCTTGGGAAGCTGATCCTaaaggaggagatggagaaatCTCTCCCCATCCGGAGAAAAACACGCTCGCTGCCAGACCGGACACCCTTCCACACAT CCCTGCACATGGGGAGCTACAAGAGCTCCTCGCTGCCCGCCTCTGGCAGGAGCACCCTCACCCGG CTGCAGTCGGCAGAGTTCAGCTCGGCAGGCAGTGAGAAGGGCAGTCCGG aatGGCCAGCGTGGGCGCATGGACAGAGGCAATTCCCTGCCCAGCATGCTGGAGCAAAAG ATCTACCCCTACGAAATGCTGATGGTGACGAACCGAGGCCGTGTGAAGCTGCCGCCCGGCGTGGACAGGACCAGGCTGGAG cGGCACCTCTCCCCTGA